The following proteins are encoded in a genomic region of Actinomadura sp. NAK00032:
- a CDS encoding globin domain-containing protein: MDAGKLKDNFALVGANGVDVAEYFYADLFARAPQLRSMFPAAMAKQHEVLLAALSQIVSSVDDPDALVPFLRDLGRRHHGFGVAADHYTPVGASLLATLAHFSGPAWSADLERDWTAAYGVVAQVMTEAAAEPVS; this comes from the coding sequence ATGGACGCCGGCAAACTCAAGGACAATTTCGCCCTGGTGGGCGCGAACGGCGTGGACGTCGCCGAGTATTTCTATGCCGACCTTTTCGCGCGGGCGCCGCAGCTCAGATCGATGTTCCCGGCCGCGATGGCCAAACAGCACGAGGTGCTGCTCGCGGCGCTGTCCCAGATCGTCTCGTCCGTCGACGACCCGGACGCGCTCGTGCCGTTCCTGCGGGACCTCGGCCGGCGCCACCACGGCTTCGGCGTCGCCGCCGACCACTACACGCCCGTCGGCGCGAGCCTGCTCGCCACCCTCGCCCACTTCAGCGGCCCCGCGTGGAGCGCGGACCTGGAACGCGACTGGACGGCCGCCTACGGCGTGGTCGCCCAGGTCATGACGGAGGCCGCCGCCGAGCCCGTCTCCTGA
- a CDS encoding globin domain-containing protein, whose amino-acid sequence MDAQRLKDSFDRVAGQGDAVALFFYSDLFVRNPHLRDMFPVGMSGQRDKLLRALGHIVAQVDDLPALVPFLRQLGRDHRRFGIVAEHYPHVGASLLATLRHFTGDDWTDDVEGDWNAAYSLVAKVMLEAADENALTAPAWWNGQVVAVERRRFDIAVLRVQPDRPLPYRPGQSVALEVPSRLRHWRYYSMANAPRPDHTVDFHVRLVDGGPVSPVLVRGTETGDRVRMGAPIGTLTLDEESPRDVLLVAGSTGLAPLKAILEQISQRTAPPRVHLFFGARTRDGLYDLEDLTKLAGGLPWLTVVPAVSDEPGGHGFSSVLTSGDGDVEHGNLSDVVAGHGPWDGRDAYVCGPSAMVGHTVEQLARLGVARDRIRLETFADAQR is encoded by the coding sequence GTGGACGCCCAGCGGCTGAAGGACAGCTTCGACCGGGTCGCGGGGCAGGGTGACGCCGTCGCCCTGTTCTTCTACTCCGACCTGTTCGTCCGCAACCCCCACCTGCGCGACATGTTCCCCGTCGGGATGAGCGGCCAGCGGGACAAGCTGCTGCGCGCCCTCGGGCACATCGTCGCCCAGGTCGACGACCTGCCGGCCCTCGTCCCGTTCCTGCGGCAGCTCGGCCGCGACCACCGGCGGTTCGGGATCGTCGCCGAGCACTACCCGCACGTCGGCGCGAGCCTCCTGGCCACCCTGCGGCACTTCACCGGCGACGACTGGACCGACGACGTCGAGGGCGACTGGAACGCCGCCTACAGCCTGGTCGCCAAGGTCATGCTGGAGGCCGCCGACGAGAACGCCCTCACGGCCCCCGCCTGGTGGAACGGCCAGGTCGTCGCGGTCGAGCGGCGACGGTTCGACATCGCCGTCCTGCGTGTCCAGCCGGACCGGCCGCTGCCGTACCGGCCCGGCCAGTCGGTCGCGCTGGAGGTGCCGTCGCGGCTGCGGCACTGGCGGTACTACTCGATGGCGAACGCGCCCCGCCCCGACCACACCGTCGACTTCCATGTCCGGCTGGTGGACGGCGGGCCGGTGAGCCCGGTCCTGGTGCGCGGCACGGAGACCGGCGACCGGGTCCGGATGGGCGCGCCGATCGGCACGCTCACCCTGGACGAGGAGTCCCCGCGGGACGTCCTGCTCGTCGCGGGCAGCACCGGCCTGGCGCCGCTCAAGGCGATCCTGGAGCAGATCTCGCAGCGCACCGCACCGCCCCGCGTGCACCTGTTCTTCGGCGCCCGCACCCGCGACGGCCTGTACGACCTGGAGGACCTGACCAAGCTGGCCGGCGGCCTCCCCTGGCTCACCGTCGTCCCCGCCGTATCGGACGAACCCGGCGGACACGGCTTCTCCTCCGTCCTCACGTCGGGCGACGGGGACGTCGAGCACGGCAACCTGTCGGACGTCGTGGCCGGGCACGGCCCCTGGGACGGCCGCGACGCCTACGTGTGCGGGCCGTCCGCGATGGTCGGGCACACCGTCGAGCAACTGGCCCGCCTCGGCGTCGCCCGCGACCGCATCCGCCTGGAAACCTTCGCAGACGCACAGAGGTGA
- a CDS encoding DivIVA domain-containing protein gives MNSPNLPVVSAGTRLTPGELRSVVFGRAALGRRGYDEEQVRGFLAYVEGELVQIFTDKAALADEVNRLRAQAAKGGGSGVMAPEDAHFQAVRILSQAQQTADLYVADAERYTRELAHEARLHREAILSDAKGRAEHLLEDAHRKAAAVADAAVRSTEETRPAPDDERRSMEREIAYLRTYSDVYRTHLRSYLEALLRNVDEWETSERASLPRRSPNPQ, from the coding sequence TTGAACTCCCCGAACCTTCCCGTGGTGTCCGCCGGCACGCGGCTGACCCCCGGCGAGCTCCGTTCCGTGGTGTTCGGGCGGGCCGCCCTCGGCCGCCGCGGCTACGACGAGGAGCAGGTCCGCGGCTTCCTCGCCTACGTCGAGGGCGAACTCGTCCAGATCTTCACCGACAAGGCCGCGCTGGCCGACGAGGTGAACCGGCTGCGCGCCCAGGCGGCCAAGGGCGGCGGCTCCGGCGTGATGGCGCCCGAGGACGCCCACTTCCAGGCCGTCCGGATCCTGTCGCAGGCCCAGCAGACCGCCGACCTGTACGTCGCGGACGCCGAGCGCTACACCCGCGAACTCGCCCACGAGGCGCGGCTGCACCGGGAGGCGATCCTCTCGGACGCCAAGGGCCGCGCCGAGCACCTGCTGGAGGACGCGCACCGCAAGGCCGCCGCCGTGGCCGACGCCGCCGTCCGCTCCACGGAGGAGACCCGCCCCGCCCCGGACGACGAGCGCCGCTCGATGGAACGAGAGATCGCCTACCTGCGCACCTACAGCGACGTCTACCGCACCCACCTGCGCTCCTACCTGGAGGCCCTCCTCCGCAACGTCGACGAATGGGAGACCTCCGAACGGGCATCGTTGCCACGCCGATCACCGAACCCGCAATGA
- the ftsY gene encoding signal recognition particle-docking protein FtsY, with product MEYVIVIAALAAVALIIGGITLLRPRRTRPRPPVEEPAERTGGATAVDEAEAPTVEAPPTEVPAPRPTIEIEKPPPGAGRLVRLRARLARSQNTFGKTLLGLLSRDTLDEDAWEEIEDTLITADMGTAVARQVTDDLRTRVQVLGTRSPEEVRGLLKDELVKQIGPDLDRSLRTEGAGDRPAVLMVVGVNGTGKTTTCGKLGRVLVGDGNTVVLGAADTFRAAAADQLETWGTRVGAQVVRRDEGADPASVAFDAVKQGIESKVNVVIIDTAGRLHTKTGLMDELGKVKRVVEKQAAVDEVLLVLDATTGQNGMQQARVFAEVVNITGVVLTKLDGTAKGGIVVQVQRELGVSVKLVGLGEGPDDLAPFEPEAFVDAILGD from the coding sequence ATGGAATATGTGATCGTCATCGCCGCGCTGGCCGCCGTCGCTCTGATCATCGGTGGCATCACGCTGCTGAGGCCCCGCCGTACCCGTCCGCGCCCGCCGGTGGAGGAGCCGGCGGAACGCACCGGCGGCGCCACGGCCGTCGACGAGGCGGAGGCGCCGACCGTCGAGGCGCCGCCGACGGAGGTGCCCGCTCCGCGCCCCACGATCGAGATCGAGAAGCCGCCGCCGGGTGCGGGGCGCCTCGTCCGGTTGCGGGCCCGGCTCGCGCGCTCCCAGAACACGTTCGGCAAGACCCTGCTCGGCCTGCTGTCGCGCGACACGCTCGACGAGGACGCCTGGGAGGAGATCGAGGACACCCTCATCACGGCGGACATGGGCACGGCGGTGGCCCGGCAGGTCACCGACGACCTGCGGACCCGTGTCCAGGTGCTCGGCACCCGCAGCCCCGAGGAGGTCCGGGGGCTGCTCAAGGACGAGCTGGTCAAGCAGATCGGCCCGGACCTGGACCGCTCGCTGCGCACCGAGGGGGCCGGCGACCGTCCGGCGGTGCTGATGGTCGTCGGCGTCAACGGCACGGGCAAGACCACCACGTGCGGGAAGCTCGGCCGCGTCCTGGTGGGGGACGGCAACACGGTCGTGCTCGGCGCCGCCGACACGTTCCGCGCGGCCGCCGCCGACCAGCTGGAGACCTGGGGGACGCGCGTGGGGGCGCAGGTCGTCCGCCGGGACGAGGGCGCCGATCCGGCGAGCGTCGCGTTCGACGCGGTCAAGCAGGGCATCGAGTCCAAGGTCAACGTGGTGATCATCGACACCGCGGGCCGGCTGCACACCAAGACCGGGCTGATGGACGAGCTGGGCAAGGTCAAGCGCGTCGTGGAGAAGCAGGCGGCGGTGGACGAGGTCCTGCTCGTCCTGGACGCGACCACCGGGCAGAACGGCATGCAGCAGGCGCGCGTGTTCGCCGAGGTCGTGAACATCACCGGCGTGGTGCTGACCAAGCTGGACGGCACCGCGAAGGGCGGCATCGTCGTCCAGGTGCAGCGGGAGCTGGGCGTCTCGGTGAAGCTGGTCGGGCTGGGGGAGGGGCCGGACGACCTCGCTCCGTTCGAGCCGGAGGCGTTCGTGGACGCGATCCTGGGTGACTGA
- a CDS encoding ammonium transporter — translation MKIDSGSTAWMLTSTALVLLMTPGLAFFYGGMSRAKSVLNMMMMSFVSIAVVGMAWVVYGYSLTFGDGGALSSFIGGLGDWGLVGLEKAATADDGTGIPQLVFVAFQATFAIITVALISGAIADRAKFGAWVVFTLVWATLVYFPIAHWVWWSDGQDGGKAGWLFDLGALDFAGGTVVHINAGVAALALVLVLGKRKGWPKEPMRPHNLPFVLLGAGLLWFGWFGFNAGSALAAGETAAVAFINTLAATCAAAFAWIVVEKLRDGASTTLGIASGVVAGLVAVTPACAFVTPLGAIALGLVAGAVCAFAVGLKYRLGYDDSLDVVGVHMVGGIVGALLIGFLATTAVNDAGADGLLAGGGFALLGKQAVAVLATLAYSFVVTYVIAKVIDLVMGLRISDEDEAAGIDSTAHAETAYDFGTIRAGIGSGATAAAPAPAKKVEA, via the coding sequence ATGAAGATCGATAGCGGTAGTACCGCCTGGATGCTGACGAGCACCGCGCTCGTCCTGCTGATGACACCCGGGCTCGCCTTCTTCTACGGAGGCATGAGCCGCGCCAAGAGCGTGCTCAACATGATGATGATGAGCTTCGTCAGCATCGCCGTGGTGGGCATGGCGTGGGTCGTCTACGGCTACTCCCTCACGTTCGGCGACGGCGGCGCCCTCAGCTCGTTCATCGGCGGGCTCGGCGACTGGGGGCTCGTCGGCTTGGAGAAGGCCGCCACGGCCGACGACGGCACGGGCATCCCGCAACTGGTGTTCGTGGCCTTCCAGGCGACGTTCGCCATCATCACCGTCGCCCTGATCAGCGGCGCGATCGCCGACCGCGCCAAGTTCGGCGCCTGGGTCGTGTTCACCCTGGTCTGGGCCACGCTCGTGTACTTCCCGATCGCCCACTGGGTGTGGTGGTCGGACGGCCAGGACGGCGGCAAGGCCGGCTGGCTGTTCGACCTCGGCGCCCTCGACTTCGCGGGCGGCACGGTCGTCCACATCAACGCCGGCGTCGCGGCGCTCGCGCTGGTGCTCGTCCTCGGCAAGCGCAAGGGCTGGCCGAAGGAGCCGATGCGCCCGCACAACCTCCCGTTCGTCCTGCTCGGGGCCGGGCTGCTGTGGTTCGGGTGGTTCGGCTTCAACGCCGGGTCCGCGCTCGCCGCCGGCGAGACCGCGGCCGTCGCGTTCATCAACACGCTCGCCGCGACCTGCGCCGCCGCGTTCGCCTGGATCGTCGTCGAGAAGCTGCGCGACGGCGCGTCCACCACGCTCGGCATCGCCTCCGGCGTCGTCGCCGGGCTGGTCGCCGTCACCCCGGCCTGCGCGTTCGTCACCCCGCTCGGCGCCATCGCCCTCGGCCTCGTCGCCGGCGCGGTCTGCGCGTTCGCGGTCGGGCTGAAGTACCGGCTCGGGTACGACGACTCGCTCGACGTGGTCGGCGTCCACATGGTCGGCGGCATCGTCGGCGCCCTGCTCATCGGCTTCCTGGCCACCACCGCCGTCAACGACGCCGGCGCGGACGGGCTGCTGGCCGGCGGCGGGTTCGCGCTGCTCGGCAAGCAGGCCGTCGCCGTCCTGGCGACCCTCGCCTACTCCTTCGTCGTGACCTACGTGATCGCCAAGGTCATCGACCTGGTGATGGGCTTGCGGATCAGCGACGAGGACGAGGCCGCCGGCATCGACAGCACGGCGCACGCGGAGACCGCCTACGACTTCGGCACCATCCGCGCGGGCATCGGCTCCGGGGCGACCGCGGCCGCGCCCGCCCCCGCGAAGAAGGTTGAGGCGTAG
- a CDS encoding P-II family nitrogen regulator, translated as MKLITAVIKPFKLDEVKKALETFGVKGMTVSEASGYGRQKGHTEVYRGAEYQVDLVPKLRIEVLVDAADADDIIDVIVRAARTDKIGDGKVWAVPVDTVVRVRTGETGPEAL; from the coding sequence ATGAAGCTCATCACGGCGGTCATCAAGCCGTTCAAGCTGGACGAGGTCAAGAAGGCCCTGGAGACCTTCGGGGTCAAGGGGATGACCGTCAGCGAGGCCAGCGGCTACGGCCGGCAGAAGGGCCACACCGAGGTCTACCGGGGCGCCGAGTACCAGGTCGACCTGGTGCCCAAGCTCCGGATCGAGGTCCTGGTGGACGCCGCGGACGCCGACGACATCATCGACGTGATCGTCCGCGCCGCCCGCACCGACAAGATCGGCGACGGCAAGGTGTGGGCGGTCCCGGTGGACACCGTCGTCCGCGTCCGCACCGGCGAGACCGGCCCGGAAGCCCTCTAG
- a CDS encoding [protein-PII] uridylyltransferase, with translation MPASEPRGPRPPSPSAARTGTPSGRGRGTGAAPTARATLAAARASRATDLDRHLTALLTTALPPDAPARPRAPAAEGLGTHLSDGVALAAVGSHARGELTPGGDLDLVLLHRGRADVAGIADRVWYPLWDSGTRLDHSVRTVHEARTVARGDMKAALGLLSVRRVAGDHTLVDELRAAVLADWRADAAARLPELAAMCRERWEAQGELAFLLEPDLKEARGGLRDVHVMHAVAASWVASAPDGRVRAAHDLLLDVRHALHEVTGRSTDRLVLQEQEAVARALALPDADVLQRSIVDAARTITYAGSTLWRRVDRLTRSTARPARPRGAERRPVGDGAVEYDGEVVLARNADLGDPALVLRVAAAAAQAGLPLAPATVARLAERAALPPVPWPAAARDALVALLGAGPAAIAVWEALDQAGLIVRLLPDWAHVRNRPQRNPVHRFTVDRHLVETAAGAAALTREVARPDLLLIGALLHDIGKGRPGDHSTAGAAAVRGIGTRLGLPADDVRVLEALVRHHLLLPDTATRRDIDDPVTVQHVTGAVSGVPGREREILDLLAALAIADGTATGPAAWGAWKAGLVAELARRAAAALTGGTPPPPPVLDPAHLALARHDGAAVRVTGSRITIAAPDRPGLLWRAAGVLALHRLAVKTARTISAPTLNDQRSDGESPVSGTAVLDFTAIPEFGTPPDPAGLEADLRRMLAGRLDVADRLERRARSMRTRPGVAVPPPRVMILEDASRTATVIEVRAHDRPGLLWRIGQALGSRGLHIRAAQVDTLGAEAVDVFYVVDDVGRPLDDSTALEAVRAQILTTLA, from the coding sequence ATGCCCGCTTCCGAACCCCGCGGCCCCCGGCCGCCGAGCCCCTCGGCCGCCCGGACCGGGACGCCGTCCGGCCGGGGGCGGGGGACCGGAGCGGCCCCGACCGCCCGCGCCACCCTCGCGGCGGCGCGGGCGTCCCGCGCCACCGATCTGGACCGCCACCTGACCGCCCTCCTGACCACCGCCCTGCCGCCGGACGCCCCCGCGCGTCCGCGCGCCCCGGCGGCGGAGGGCCTCGGCACCCACCTCTCGGACGGGGTCGCGCTCGCCGCCGTCGGGAGCCATGCGCGCGGGGAGCTGACGCCCGGGGGCGATCTCGACCTCGTCCTCCTGCACCGCGGCCGGGCCGACGTCGCCGGGATCGCCGACCGGGTCTGGTACCCGCTGTGGGACTCCGGGACGCGGCTCGACCACTCCGTCCGCACCGTCCACGAGGCCCGGACCGTCGCCCGCGGCGACATGAAGGCCGCGCTGGGGCTGCTGTCCGTGCGCCGCGTCGCGGGCGACCACACCCTGGTGGACGAACTGCGCGCCGCCGTCCTCGCCGACTGGCGCGCCGACGCGGCCGCCCGGCTGCCGGAGCTGGCGGCGATGTGCCGGGAGCGCTGGGAGGCCCAGGGCGAACTGGCCTTCCTCCTCGAACCCGACCTCAAGGAGGCCCGCGGCGGGCTGCGCGACGTCCACGTGATGCACGCCGTCGCCGCGTCCTGGGTCGCCTCCGCCCCCGACGGCCGGGTCAGGGCCGCCCACGACCTGCTCCTCGACGTGCGGCACGCGCTGCACGAGGTCACGGGCCGCTCCACCGACCGCCTCGTCCTCCAGGAGCAGGAGGCCGTCGCCCGCGCCCTCGCCCTGCCGGACGCGGACGTCCTGCAGCGCTCCATCGTGGACGCGGCCCGCACGATCACCTACGCGGGCTCCACCCTGTGGCGGCGCGTCGACCGCCTCACCCGATCGACGGCGAGGCCCGCACGGCCGAGAGGCGCCGAACGGCGTCCCGTCGGGGACGGCGCCGTCGAGTACGACGGCGAGGTCGTGCTCGCGCGGAACGCCGACCTCGGCGACCCCGCCCTCGTCCTCCGCGTGGCCGCCGCGGCGGCCCAGGCGGGGCTGCCGCTCGCTCCCGCGACGGTGGCGAGGCTCGCCGAGCGCGCCGCCCTGCCGCCGGTGCCCTGGCCCGCCGCCGCCCGTGACGCGCTCGTCGCCCTGCTCGGCGCCGGTCCCGCCGCCATCGCCGTCTGGGAGGCCCTCGACCAGGCCGGGCTGATCGTCCGGCTGCTGCCCGACTGGGCACATGTCCGGAACCGGCCGCAGCGCAACCCCGTGCACCGCTTCACCGTGGACCGCCACCTCGTGGAGACCGCCGCCGGCGCCGCCGCCCTCACCCGCGAGGTCGCCCGCCCCGACCTGCTGCTCATCGGCGCCCTCCTCCACGACATCGGCAAGGGCCGGCCCGGCGACCACTCCACCGCGGGCGCCGCCGCCGTCCGCGGCATCGGGACGCGGCTGGGCCTGCCCGCAGACGACGTCCGCGTCCTCGAAGCCCTCGTCCGCCACCACCTGCTGCTCCCCGACACCGCCACCCGCCGCGACATCGACGACCCCGTGACGGTGCAGCACGTCACCGGCGCCGTCTCCGGGGTGCCGGGACGCGAACGCGAGATCCTCGACCTCCTCGCCGCCCTCGCGATCGCCGACGGCACCGCCACCGGCCCCGCCGCCTGGGGCGCCTGGAAGGCCGGCCTCGTCGCCGAACTGGCCCGCCGCGCCGCCGCCGCCCTCACCGGCGGGACGCCGCCGCCCCCGCCCGTCCTCGACCCCGCCCACCTGGCCCTGGCCCGCCACGACGGCGCCGCCGTCCGCGTCACCGGCTCCCGTATCACCATCGCCGCCCCCGACCGTCCGGGCCTCCTCTGGCGAGCCGCCGGCGTCCTCGCCCTGCACCGTCTGGCCGTGAAGACCGCCCGCACGATCTCGGCCCCCACGCTCAACGACCAGCGATCGGACGGGGAGTCGCCGGTGAGCGGGACAGCCGTCCTGGACTTCACGGCGATCCCCGAGTTCGGCACGCCGCCGGACCCGGCCGGGCTGGAGGCCGACCTGCGCCGCATGCTGGCCGGACGCCTCGACGTCGCCGACCGCCTGGAGCGCCGCGCGCGCTCGATGCGGACGCGCCCCGGGGTGGCGGTGCCGCCGCCGCGCGTCATGATCCTTGAGGACGCCTCACGGACGGCGACCGTCATCGAGGTGCGCGCCCACGACCGTCCCGGCCTGCTGTGGCGGATCGGGCAGGCGCTGGGCTCCCGCGGCCTGCACATCCGCGCCGCCCAGGTCGACACCCTGGGCGCGGAGGCCGTGGACGTCTTCTACGTGGTGGACGACGTCGGCCGTCCCCTAGACGACTCCACCGCCCTAGAGGCCGTGAGAGCCCAAATCCTGACAACCCTCGCCTAA